The Rhipicephalus sanguineus isolate Rsan-2018 chromosome 7, BIME_Rsan_1.4, whole genome shotgun sequence genome includes a window with the following:
- the LOC125759099 gene encoding uncharacterized protein LOC125759099: MHKFCHYDGIAYVSASLSRELVSIEKTVLMNYGTDRSEVICRTYVRKTLVSEKVAYNLEDAKQVLDCAESLHPCRGAGRAKDFTYDVLTKKLEQQISHSDGLVFSVTCKGAVKQQGSSCISCKYVRKIILTRKSYLKRKERRNPVSAKLRVLSQRNKRMAARLLDIAGRLEEMRAKNANVADETLEEKISSLPRKQQASVRACFQAAKQTSKKGMRYNQEWILECLLMKLKSPRLYQHIRKNEILVMPSKTTLKRYLRSYQSAFGFNAAVMNTLKKKTASMSDLERHGGLLVDEMKLSEHFSVTASGQIQGFVDLGEFTKPEDKYQQCDHGMVIMFVPFAGRWSQIVGVFATKGNVRGDILLKILMEATILVEQAGLFVDHITCDGAPWNRKMWKLAGVSASSKEINGAIQHPVDEMRKLHFISDFPHLLKWLRNGLLQKGFATPEGLVSVHPVREAYLRDRSVRTLKVMPNLTETHLEPNSFEKMRTTFAFQLFGPYVLRGLAFYKEDIERTCGSIEATQLFFSKIQRLITVMTSRFRAEALRPASTDAAFLSDFLHFLNDWESFSDNKRHFLSESTAIGFRVTIANTLSLLKYLTERLEVGIPEARSVSSRAVWCAASLPGKEE; this comes from the exons ATGCACAAGTTTTGTCATTACGACGGAATCGCTTACGTTTCGGCCTCCCTAAGTCGTGAACTTGTAAGCATCGAAAAGACGGTGCTCATGAATTACGGTACCGATCGCAGTGAAGTGATTTGTCGGACATATGTTCGGAAGACACTGGTCTCCGAAAAGGTCGCCTATAACCTTGAAGATGCCAAACAAGTCCTCGACTGCGCAGAATCTCTTCACCCTTGCAGAGGAGCAGGTAGGGCGAAGGACTTCACCTATGACGTTCTTACGAAGAAACTGGAGCAGCAAATCTCTCATTCCGACGGCCTTGTCTTCAGTGTCACGTGCAAAGGAGCGGTTAAACAACAAG GTTCTTCATGCATTTCATGCAAGTACGTGAGGAAGATAATACTCACAAGAAAAAGCTACCTGAAACGAAAGGAACGAAGAAACCCAGTCTCCGCCAAACTGCGGGTCCTGAGCCAGAGGAACAAGCGAATGGCGGCAAGGCTGTTGGACATTGCTGGTCGTCTCGAAGAGATGAGGGCAAAGAATGCGAATGTCGCGGATGAAACACTAGAGGAAAAAATATCGTCACTACCGCGAAAGCAGCAGGCAAGTGTTCGCGCTTGCTTTCAAGCTGCCAAACAAACCAGCAAGAAGGGCATGCGCTACAATCAGGAGTGGATCCTCGAGTGTTTACTCATGAAACTAAAAAGTCCCAGGCTATATCAGCACATCagaaagaacgaaattctcgtgATGCCCAGCAAAACTACTTTGAAAAGATACTTGAGGTCATACCAGTCGGCATTCGGCTTTAATGCAGCAGTAATGAACACTCTAAAGAAAAAAACCGCGAGCATGTCAGACCTCGAAAGACATGGCGGATTACTGGTGGACGAAATGAAATTGTCAGAACACTTCAGTGTGACGGCGTCTGGCCAGATTCAAGGCTTCGTGGACCTTGGAGAATTTACGAAGCCCGAGGACAAGTACCAGCAATGTGATCACGGCATGGTCATCATGTTTGTGCCTTTCGCAGGGAGATGGAGCCAAATTGTTGGCGTTTTTGCGACAAAAGGAAATGTGAGAGGAgacattttattgaaaattcTCATGGAAGCTACCATCCTCGTAGAACAGGCGGGCTTGTTCGTCGACCACATCACTTGTGACGGAGCCCCCTGGAACCGAAAGATGTGGAAGCTAGCGGGAGTGTCGGCGTCATCGAAGGAAATAAACGGCGCCATACAGCATCCTGTCGACGAGATGCGGAAATTGCACTTTATCTCCGATTTCCCGCATCTGCTAAAATGGCTCAGGAATGGTCTTCTCCAGAAAGGCTTTGCAACACCAGAGGGATTG GTGTCCGTGCATCCAGTTCGGGAGGCGTACCTACGGGACAGAAGTGTTCGGACACTGAAAGTTATGCCCAATTTGACCGAGACGCATCTGGAACCAAACTCCTTTGAGAAGATGAGAACCACTTTCGCCTTCCAACTATTCGGTCCATATGTCCTACGGGGCCTGGCCTTCTACAAGGAGGACATCGAGAGAACGTGTGGCAGCATCGAGGCAACTCAGCTGTTCTTCTC GAAGATCCAGCGACTGATCACCGTGATGACTTCCAGGTTTCGTGCCGAAGCACTGAGACCAGCTTCCACAGATGCGGCATTTCTGTCCGATTTTCTGCACTTCCTGAATGACTGGGAATCATTCAGTGACAACAAGCGGCACTTTCTCAGCGAGTCCACTGCCATAGGTTTTAGGGTCACTATAGCAAATACCCTTTCATTGCTGAAGTACCTGACAGAAAGG